ACTTCATATTTCCTGCCTTGAAGGCGGGAGCTGTATATGAAGGTAAATATCTATTAGGCACTTCCCTAGCCCGCCCAATAATAGCAAAGCGTCTAGTAGAAATTGCAGAGAAGGAAAATGCTGTTGCAATTTGCCATGGTGCTACCGGAAAGGGCAATGACCAGGTGAGATTTGAACTAACAATCAAGGCACTAAATCCTAATATAAAAATAATTGCTCCCTGGCGTATATGGGATATAAAATCTAGAGATGATGCAATTGATTATGCAGAAGCAAGGGGAATTTCCATACCTGTAACCAAAAAACATCCCTATAGCATGGATAGGAATTTGTGGCACCTAAGCCATGAAGGGGGAGATCTTGAAGATCCATGGAATGAACCCAAAGAACACATATGTCTCATATGTACTCCTCCTGCAAAAGCACCTGACAAATCTGAATATGTAGAAATAGAGTTTGAAAAGGGCATACCTACCAAATTAAACGGTATAGCCTATGATGGTATATCTATCATAGAAAAATTGAACCAAATAGGTGCAAAACACGGCATAGGCATATCTGACATGGTAGAAAATAGACTCGTAGGCATAAAATCTAGAGGTGTATATGAGACGCCTGGAGGCACAATATTATATAATGCCCATGATTGTTTAGAGAGCATAACACTGGATAAGGACACATTCCATTTTAAGAAATATATATCTCTAAAATTTGCTGAACTGCTATATGACGGTAAATGGTATACACCCTTAAGAGATGCGATATCTGCATTTATAGACAGCACCCAGCAAACTGTAACCGGTACAGTTCGATTAAAATTATACAAAGGCAATATAATACCTGCAGGAATTAAATCTCCCTATTCCCTATATAGCGAGGAGCTGGCTACCTTTGGAGAAGATGAACTGTATAATCAAAAGGATGCCGAAGGATTTATAAACCTATTTGGATTACCCCTTAAAGTAAATGCAATGATGAAACAAAATATACAAAAGGACTGATATATATGAAATTATGGGGAGGACGTTTTCAAAAAGAAACCGTTGATAAAGTAAACCAATTTAATTCTTCAATAAATTTCGATTATAAACTATATAAGCAGGATATATATGGGAGTATCGCCCATGTACATATGTTGGCTAAACAACATATCATATCCCAGCAGGATAGTATATCTATATGCGATGGGCTCATGGGGATATTGAATGATATAGAAGATGGGAAAATACAATTTGACAGTCAAGCAGAAGACATACACAGCAATATAGAAAGTCTGCTTATAGAGCGCATAGGAGATGTGGGGAAAAAACTACATACTGGTAGAAGTCGTAATGATCAAGTTGCATTAGACACAAGAATGTATGTAAAGGATCAAACAAAGGAAATAATCTACTTGCTAATAGATTTGGAAAAAAACCTACTCTCCATTGCAAATGGGAATAAAAATTCAATAATGCCTGGCTATACACATATGCAAAAGGCTCAGCCCATTACACTATCCCATCATATCCTTGCATACTTTGAAATGTTTAAACGGGATATAGAAAGGCTAAATGACTCCATTTCAAGGGTAGATGTACTTCCCCTTGGTTCTGGGGCCCTAGCCACCACTACATATCCCCTTGACAGATATATGGTAGCTAATAAACTAGGTTTTAAGGAGATCTCTTCAAATAGTCTAGATGCAGTAAGCGACAGGGATTTTGTCATAGAGCTTCTATCATGCTGCTCAATTATAATGATGCACCTTAGCAGATTCTCTGAAGAACTCATCCTATGGTCTACAGATGAGTTTGGGTTTATAGAATTGGATGATGGCTATAGCACCGGAAGCAGCATAATGCCCCAAAAGAAAAATCCTGATGTATTAGAACTTATAAGGGGCAAGACAGGTAGAGTATATGGCAACCTAATAGCTATGCTAACCATCATGAAGGGCTTGCCGCTAGCCTATAATAAGGATATGCAAGAAGATAAAGAGGCCCTATTCGATACTGTGGATACGGTTAAAAACTGCATTGACATATTTAATTGTATGATAACAACAACAACTTTTAACACACAAAATATGCTTAACCAAGCTGCTAAAGGATATATAAATGCCACCGATGCAGCAGATTATCTTGTTAAAAAGGGACTACCATTTAGAGATGCACATAAAGTTATAGGCCATTTAGTATTATATGCCATGGACCAAAACAAGACATTAAATGAGTTGTCAAAGGATGAGTTTAAGAGCTTCTCTCCTATGTTTGATGAAGATATACTAGATACCTTATCACTTGATAAATGTGTAAATGAAAGGAAATTGCCTGGAGGTCCTGCCCCTGTTACTGTTGAAGAATCAATTAAAAGAGGTTATAAATGGATAGAAAAAGCAGAGGAACTCCTCATCTGAGAAGTCCTCTGTTTTTTATTGTCTTATCTGTCCATTACCATATATGACATACTTAGTAGTAGTAAGCTCTTTAAGTCCCATAGGCCCCCTTGCGTGGAGTTTTTGGGTGCTTATACCTATTTCGGCACCAAATCCAAACTGGAATCCATCGGTAAATCTGGTGGAGGCGTTTACATATACCGCTGCAGCATCTACCATATCCAAAAAATAATTGGCAGCAGAATAGTCGTTTGTGACAATGGCCTCAGAATGCCCGGTACCATATTTATTTATATGTTCAACGGCATCATATATATCATCTACTACCTTTATGGACATTATATAATCCAAATATTCGGTATACCAATCCTCTTCATTAGCCGGTTCTACTTGAGGAACTATTTCCATTGTCTTTGCGCAGCCTTTGATTCTTACCCCTTCATGCTTTAGACGATCTACTATTTGGGGCAAAAATATATTAGCCACATCCCTATCTACCAGCAACTTTTCAGCAGCATTACATACCCCAGGCCTTTGA
This region of Xylanivirga thermophila genomic DNA includes:
- a CDS encoding argininosuccinate synthase; its protein translation is MSKKEKVVLAYSGGLDTSIIIPWLKENYDVDVIAVVGDVGQGDELEPLKEKAIKSGASKIYIEDLKKEFVEDFIFPALKAGAVYEGKYLLGTSLARPIIAKRLVEIAEKENAVAICHGATGKGNDQVRFELTIKALNPNIKIIAPWRIWDIKSRDDAIDYAEARGISIPVTKKHPYSMDRNLWHLSHEGGDLEDPWNEPKEHICLICTPPAKAPDKSEYVEIEFEKGIPTKLNGIAYDGISIIEKLNQIGAKHGIGISDMVENRLVGIKSRGVYETPGGTILYNAHDCLESITLDKDTFHFKKYISLKFAELLYDGKWYTPLRDAISAFIDSTQQTVTGTVRLKLYKGNIIPAGIKSPYSLYSEELATFGEDELYNQKDAEGFINLFGLPLKVNAMMKQNIQKD
- the argH gene encoding argininosuccinate lyase, with protein sequence MKLWGGRFQKETVDKVNQFNSSINFDYKLYKQDIYGSIAHVHMLAKQHIISQQDSISICDGLMGILNDIEDGKIQFDSQAEDIHSNIESLLIERIGDVGKKLHTGRSRNDQVALDTRMYVKDQTKEIIYLLIDLEKNLLSIANGNKNSIMPGYTHMQKAQPITLSHHILAYFEMFKRDIERLNDSISRVDVLPLGSGALATTTYPLDRYMVANKLGFKEISSNSLDAVSDRDFVIELLSCCSIIMMHLSRFSEELILWSTDEFGFIELDDGYSTGSSIMPQKKNPDVLELIRGKTGRVYGNLIAMLTIMKGLPLAYNKDMQEDKEALFDTVDTVKNCIDIFNCMITTTTFNTQNMLNQAAKGYINATDAADYLVKKGLPFRDAHKVIGHLVLYAMDQNKTLNELSKDEFKSFSPMFDEDILDTLSLDKCVNERKLPGGPAPVTVEESIKRGYKWIEKAEELLI